One Setaria italica strain Yugu1 chromosome I, Setaria_italica_v2.0, whole genome shotgun sequence DNA window includes the following coding sequences:
- the LOC101753136 gene encoding UDP-glycosyltransferase 73C3 translates to MAPTEEPAAATLASPPPPPPPPHFVIVPLVAQGHTIPMVDFARLLAERGARVSLVTTPVNGARLRGVAGQAARAKLALELVELPFPTGVDGLPPGIENVDQVTDHNHFVPLFDALQKLAGPLEAYLRGLPPPRPSCIISDWCNGWTAGVAASLGIPRLFFHGPPCFYSLCDLNAVDHGLHERTAAAADDQEKFVVPGMPVRVEVTKATAPGFLNSPGWEALWSECLDAMRTADGAVVNTFLDLEAQFLACYEAALGKPVWALGPFCLANKDADDMASRGNRPNVAQQSAVTAWLDTKDTDSVVYVSFGSLVRKLPEQLFEVGHGLEDSGEPFLWVVKEHEAAAPEVREWLAALEARTAGRGLVVRGWAPQLAVLSHRAVGGFVTHCGWNSLLEAIAHGVPVVTWPHFADQFLNERLVVDVLGVGVPVGAASPVMIFDDESAPVARGDITRAVSALMGGGAEAAERRRKAKEYGERAHRAMERGGSSYENLTQLIESFRQSGGKEAGTVRACSALKEQKVNVLPLQVCSGSTDAEA, encoded by the coding sequence ATGGCGCCGACGGAGGAACCCGCAGCTGCCACGCTAGcttcgccaccgccaccgccaccgccacctcacttCGTTATCGTCCCCCTCGTGGCGCAGGGCCATACCATCCCCATGGTCGACTTcgcccgcctcctcgccgagcgcggcgcgcgcgtgagCCTCGTCACGACGCCGGTGAACGGCGCCCGGCTgcgcggcgtcgccggccaGGCCGCGCGCGCCAAGCTCGCCCTGGAGCTCGTCGAGCTCCCCTTCCCGACGGGCGTCGACGGCCTGCCCCCGGGCATCGAGAACGTGGACCAGGTCACGGACCACAACCACTTCGTCCCCTTGTTCGACGCCCTGCAGAAGCTCGCCGGGCCCCTCGAGGCCTACCTGCgagggctgccgccgccgcgcccgagcTGCATCATCTCCGACTGGTGCAACGGGTGGACGGCCGGCGTCGCCGCGAGCCTCGGCATCCCCCGGCTCTTCTTCCACGGGCCGCCATGCTTCTACTCGCTCTGCGACCTCAACGCCGTCGACCACGGGCTGCACGagcggaccgcggcggcggccgacgaccAGGAGAAGTTCGTCGTGCCAGGGATGCCGGTGCGCGTGGAGGTGACCAAGGCCACGGCGCCGGGATTTCTGAACTCTCCCGGGTGGGAGGCGCTCTGGAGCGAGTGCCTCGACGCCATGCGCACGGCCGACGGCGCGGTGGTGAACACGTTCCTGGACCTCGAGGCCCAGTTCCTCGCGTGCTACGAGGCGGCGCTCGGCAAGCCCGTGTGGGCGCTCGGCCCGTTCTGCCTCGCCAACAAGGACGCCGACGACATGGCGTCGCGCGGGAACAGGCCCAACGTCGCCCAGCAGAGCGCGGTCACTGCGTGGCTCGACACGAAGGACACGGACTCGGTCGTCTACGTCAGCTTCGGCAGCCTCGTCCGGAAGCTCCCCGAGCAGCTGTTCGAGGTCGGCCACGGCCTCGAGGACTCCGGCGAGCCGTTCCTCTGGGTGGTGAAGGagcacgaggcggcggcgccggaggtgcGGGAGTGGCTGGCGGCCCTGGAGGCGCGCACGGCGGGGCGCGGCCTCGTGGTGCGCGGGTGGGCGCCGCAGCTCGCCGTCCTGTCGCACCGCGCCGTCGGCGGCTTCGTCACCCACTGCGGCTGGAACTCGCTCCTCGAGGCCATCGCGCACGGCGTGCCGGTGGTGACGTGGCCGCACTTCGCCGACCAGTTCCTGAACGAGCGGCTGGTGGTGGACGTGCTCGGCGTGGGCGTGCCGGTCGGCGCGGCGTCGCCGGTGATGATATTCGACGACGAGAGCGCACCGGTGGCGCGGGGGGACATCACGCGGGCGGTGTCGGCACtgatgggcggcggggcggaggccgccgagaggaggaggaaggccaAGGAGTACGGGGAGAGAGCTCACCGGGCCATGGAGAGAGGAGGGTCCTCGTACGAGAACCTGACGCAGCTCATCGAAAGCTTCAGGCAAAGTGGTGGCAAAGAAGCTGGAACTGTGCGTGCATGCAGTGCGCTGAAAGAACAAAAAGTAAATGTACTGCCACTGCAAGTCTGCAGTGGTAGTACGGATGCAGAAGCTTGA
- the LOC101752724 gene encoding UDP-glycosyltransferase 73C6 yields MSSDSGSAVVAAADSAPHFVLVPMMAAGHAGPMFDMARALARRGALVTFVTTPLNLPRLGRVAGEDAFPIRFLPLRFPCAEAGLPEGCESLDALPGLGLLGNFNHACAMLHAPLVARLRDDAAAGSAPPASCVISDACHPWTGGVARELGVPRLAFDGFCTFSSFCMRQMNVHRIFDGVDDDTRPVRVPGFPIDVEISRARSPGNFTGPGMKEFGEEIMAESARADGLVVNSFAELEPLFVDAYESTIGKKVWTIGPLLLMSTVPSTASDEDADAVRCASWLESKKPRSVVFVSFGSLVRSSLPQLAEIAQGLEASDRPFIWAVKPGDLAGFERWLSDDGFETRVGERGLVVTGWAPQRAILSHPATGAFVTHCGWNSVLECVAAGLPMATWPHFAEQFMNEKLVVDVLRVGVPVGVKGTAQWGVEAEAVVATRDDVARAVAAVLDGGEEGSARRARAADLGRKAREAVARGGSSDRNLKLLVEHVEHQKKSTA; encoded by the coding sequence ATGTCCTCGGACAGCGGctcggccgtcgtcgccgccgcggactCGGCGCCGCACTTCGTGCTGGTGCCGATGATGGCCGCGGGCCACGCCGGCCCGATGTTCGACATGGCCCGGGCCCTGGCACGCCGAGGCGCGCTCGTCACGTTCGTCACCACGCCGCTCAACCTGCCCCGCCTCggccgcgtcgccggcgaggacgcgTTCCCGATCCGCTTCCTCCCGCTGCGCTTCCCCTGCGCCGAGGCCGGCCTTCCCGAGGGCTGCGAGAGCCTCGACGCGCTCCCGGGCCTCGGCCTCCTCGGCAACTTCAACCACGCCTGCGCCATGCTACACGCGCCGCTCGTCGCGCGCCTCCGGgacgatgccgccgccggctccgccccTCCGGCGAGCTGCGTCATCTCCGACGCCTGCCATCCGTGGACCGGCGGGGTGGCCCGGGAGCTCGGCGTGCCGCGGCTCGCGTTCGACGGGTTCTgcaccttctcctccttctGCATGCGCCAGATGAATGTGCACAGGATCTtcgacggcgtcgacgacgacACCCGCCCCGTGCGCGTCCCTGGCTTTCCCATCGACGTCGAGATATCCCGGGCGCGGTCGCCGGGGAACTTCACGGGTCCCGGCATGAAGGAGTTCGGCGAGGAGATCATGGCCGAGAGCGCGAGGGCCGACGGCCTGGTGGTCAACAGCTTCGCGGAGCTCGAGCCCCTCTTCGTCGATGCCTACGAGTCGACCATCGGCAAGAAGGTCTGGACCATCGGGCCTCTGTTGCTGATGAGCACCGTGCCGTCGACGGCGTCCGACGAGGACGCGGACGCCGTCCGGTGCGCGAGCTGGCTCGAGTCCAAGAAGCCCCGGTCCGTGGTGTTCGTCAGCTTCGGCAGCCTGGTGCGTTCGTCGCTGCCGCAGCTCGCCGAGATCGCGCAAGGGCTGGAGGCGAGCGACCGTCCGTTCATCTGGGCGGTGAAGCCCGGCGACCTCGCCGGGTTCGAGCGGTGGCTCTCCGACGACGGCTTCGAGACCCGCGTCGGGGAGAGGGGGCTCGTGGTCACGGGCTGGGCGCCGCAGAGGGCGATCCTGTCGCACCCGGCGACGGGCGCCTTCGTGACGCACTGCGGCTGGAACTCCGTGCTGGAGTGCGTCGCGGCGGGGCTGCCGATGGCGACGTGGCCGCACTTCGCGGAGCAGTTCATGAACGAGAAGCTCGTCGTCGACGTGCTGCGGGTCGGGGTGCCCGTCGGCGTCAAGGGCACGGCGCAGTGGGgcgtggaggcggaggccgtgGTGGCGACGCGGGACGACGTggcgagggcggtggcggcggtgttggacggcggggaggagggatccgcgcggcgggcgagggccgCGGACCTCGGCAGGAAggctcgggaggccgtggcgcGTGGCGGTTCGTCGGACCGGAACCTGAAGCTTCTCGTGGAACACGTCGAGCACCAGAAGAAATCCACGGCGTGA
- the LOC101762617 gene encoding UDP-glycosyltransferase 73C1, translating to MSSAPKQDSVQPLAASVMPSPGTGAAVPRTDSTPHFVLVPMMAAGHAGPMLDMARALARRGALVTFVTTPLNLSRLGSAPGDDALPIRFVPLRFPCAEAGLPEGCESADALPGLAYLKNFHDACAMLGAPLVAHLRDAADAPAASCVVSDTCHPWTGAVARELGVPRLALETSCAFSSFCMRLMSTHGIFEGVDDDELPVRVPGFPIDMEMSRARSPGNFSGFGKVFADEVMAENARADGLLVNSFAELEPLFVDAYEAALGKKIWTVGPLFLHTMPLTAAIDDDVDAIRCASWLESKKPRSVVFVSFGSLARSPLPQLAEIAHGLDASDRPFIWAVKPSNLADFERWLSDDGFESRVAERGLVVTGWAPQRAILSHPATGAFVTHCGWNSVLECVAAGLPMATWPHFAEQFMNEKLVVDVLRVGVPVGVKGAAQWGVEAEAVVATRDDVARAVAAVLDGGEEGSARRARAADLGRKAREAVARGGSSDRNVARLVQHVLEQRKSAA from the coding sequence ATGTCGTCAGCTCCGAAGCAAGACTCCGTCCAGCCACTCGCCGCGTCTGTCATGCCGTCGCCGGGCACTGGCGCGGCCGTCCCCCGCACAGACTCGACGCCACACTTCGTGCTGGTGCCGATGATGGCCGCGGGTCACGCCGGCCCGATGCTCGACATGGCGCGGGCTCTGGCACGCCGAGGCGCGCTCGTCACGTTCGTCACCACGCCGCTCAACCTGTCCCGCCTCGGCAGCGCCCCCGGCGACGACGCGCTCCCCATCCGATTCGTCCCTCTCCGCTTCCCCTGCGCCGAGGCCGGCCTCCCCGAGGGCTGCGAGAGCGCCGACGCGCTCCCGGGCCTCGCCTACCTCAAGAACTTCCACGACGCCTGCGCCATGCTCGGCGCGCCGCTCGTCGCGCACCTCCGGGACGCGGCAGACGCCCCCGCGGCGAGCTGCGTCGTCTCCGACACCTGCCACCCGTGGACCGGCGCCGTGGCGCGGGAGCTCGGCGTGCCGCGGCTCGCTCTGGAGACCTCCTGCGCCTTCTCCTCGTTCTGCATGCGCCTGATGAGCACCCACGGGATCTTCGAgggggtcgacgacgacgagctgccCGTGCGTGTGCCTGGCTTCCCCATCGACATGGAGATGTCGAGGGCGCGGTCACCGGGGAACTTCTCCGGATTCGGCAAGGTGTTCGCCGACGAGGTCATGGCAGAAAACGCGAGAGCCGACGGCTTGTTGGTGAATAGCTTCGCGGAGCTCGAGCCCCTCTTCGTTGATGCCTATGAGGCGGCCCTCGGCAAGAAGATATGGACCGTCGGGCCGCTCTTCCTGCACACCATGCCGTTGACGGCGGCcatcgacgacgacgtcgacgccATTCGGTGCGCGAGCTGGCTCGAGTCCAAGAAGCCCCGGTCCGTGGTGTTCGTGAGCTTCGGCAGCCTGGCGCGCTCGCCCCTGCCGCAGCTCGCCGAGATCGCGCACGGGCTGGATGCGAGCGACCGGCCGTTCATCTGGGCGGTCAAGCCCAGCAACCTCGCCGACTTCGAGCGGTGGCTCTCTGACGACGGCTTCGAGTCCCGCGTCGCGGAGAGGGGGCTCGTGGTCACGGGCTGGGCGCCGCAGAGGGCGATCCTGTCGCACCCGGCGACGGGCGCCTTCGTGACGCACTGTGGGTGGAACTCCGTGCTGGAGTGCGTCGCAGCGGGGCTGCCGATGGCGACGTGGCCGCACTTCGCGGAGCAGTTCATGAACGAGAAGCTCGTCGTCGACGTGCTGCGGGTCGGGGTGCCCGTCGGCGTCAAGGGCGCGGCGCAGTGGGgcgtggaggcggaggccgtgGTGGCGACGCGGGACGACGTggcgagggcggtggcggcggtgttggacggcggggaggagggatccgcgcggcgggcgagggccgCGGACCTCGGCAGGAAggctcgggaggccgtggcgcGTGGCGGTTCGTCGGACCGGAACGTGGCGCGCCTCGTGCAGCACGTACTCGAGCAGAGGAAGTCCGCGGCGTGA